The following proteins come from a genomic window of Desmospora profundinema:
- the dapG gene encoding aspartate kinase, with protein sequence MKIRVQKFGGTSVATPERRERVLHHIRQALAEDRRLVVVVSAMGRKGDPYATDTFLDWIGQNGQSLTPREQDLLLSCGEIISASTLSSLLNQEGISNTVLTGGQAGIITNNNHTNAQILTIHPSRVLEELEQDMVVVLAGFQGRTADGEVTTLGRGGSDTTATALGVALQADVVDIFTDVEGIMTADPRIVDDAAALETVTYSEICNLAFQGAKVIHPRAVELAMQTNVPIRVRSTMSDHPGTLVTSTTQSDHVAGELQERLITGITQMPDITQIQIPVTEGRLDLQQSVFKAMAEDRISVDFININPSVVAYTVHNHVADRAEAILRRMDLEPELHRDCAKVSIVGGGIAGVPGVMSRIAEALTDEDIQILQAADSHTTIWVLVRGEDMIKAVRALHRKFDLHNVQQAASML encoded by the coding sequence ATGAAAATCCGAGTGCAAAAGTTCGGTGGAACCTCGGTAGCAACCCCCGAGAGGCGCGAAAGGGTTCTCCACCATATTCGTCAAGCGCTGGCGGAAGATCGTCGGTTGGTGGTGGTGGTTTCCGCCATGGGGCGAAAAGGAGACCCATACGCCACCGACACCTTCCTGGACTGGATCGGGCAGAACGGACAATCGCTCACGCCGCGGGAGCAGGATCTCTTGTTAAGCTGTGGGGAAATCATATCCGCCTCGACGTTATCGAGCCTTCTTAATCAAGAGGGAATCTCCAACACCGTCCTGACGGGAGGCCAGGCGGGAATCATCACCAATAACAACCACACCAACGCCCAGATTTTAACGATTCACCCTTCACGGGTGTTGGAGGAATTGGAGCAGGACATGGTTGTGGTCCTGGCAGGATTCCAGGGCAGAACCGCCGACGGCGAGGTGACGACCTTGGGACGGGGCGGAAGTGATACGACGGCCACGGCGCTTGGAGTCGCTCTCCAAGCGGATGTGGTGGACATCTTCACCGACGTGGAAGGGATTATGACGGCTGATCCGCGTATTGTGGATGATGCGGCTGCTCTTGAGACAGTCACCTACAGCGAAATCTGCAATCTGGCCTTCCAAGGGGCAAAAGTGATTCATCCCCGAGCGGTGGAATTGGCGATGCAGACCAATGTGCCGATCCGTGTTCGCTCCACGATGAGTGATCATCCCGGCACCCTGGTGACCAGTACGACTCAGTCGGATCATGTTGCGGGGGAACTACAGGAGCGTTTGATTACGGGAATTACCCAGATGCCCGATATCACCCAAATTCAGATTCCGGTAACGGAAGGACGCCTGGATCTGCAACAATCCGTTTTTAAAGCGATGGCGGAGGACCGCATCAGTGTTGATTTCATCAATATCAACCCGAGTGTGGTGGCTTACACCGTACACAATCATGTGGCGGATCGAGCCGAAGCGATTTTAAGAAGGATGGACCTGGAACCTGAGCTCCATCGGGATTGCGCCAAAGTTTCCATTGTGGGTGGGGGAATTGCCGGTGTACCGGGTGTCATGTCCCGGATCGCAGAAGCGCTGACAGATGAGGACATCCAAATCCTGCAAGCAGCAGACTCCCACACCACCATTTGGGTGCTGGTGCGCGGGGAGGATATGATAAAAGCGGTGCGGGCTCTCCACCGGAAGTTTGACCTTCATAATGTACAACAGGCCGCATCGATGTTGTAA
- a CDS encoding FtsK/SpoIIIE family DNA translocase, producing the protein MAGSKKRKKKTESKGTVLKRAIRFELYAIILLTLSLMAMAQLGAVGRSLTYLSRLFVGNWDFLLPLAGIFMAGYLAFKRRWPQEWSSRWTGILLLLLSFLVWNHMDTFDGLERRGVDGPVIPVTWDLILEERQSPLPTDIGGGMVGALGYALFQYLFDRGGSTIAVVSTGIAGALLATGFSFVQAMERFRDWWRRTTQEWKVRLSQALGRMKQKETTRKSKGKRIKKAASEEEIPVIHDFSEKEQEISPPSDWEQKELFPVADPPSPPRETKPAGSTPNVSRGKEEEKSSAGVVVQFNKEQDLPEYRLPPYSLLEKPKSKGRNRERQGMTDNAKKLETTLESFGVKAKVTQIHRGPAVTRYEVQPDIGVKVSRIVNLSDDIALSLAAKDIRIEAPIPGKAAVGIEVPNPEISIVGLRDVLESSHYHESSSKLSIALGRDISGEPIVGDLTKMPHLLVAGATGAGKSVCINDIICSILYKAKPNEVKFMMIDPKMVELNIYNGIPHLLAPVVTDSRKAAIALKKVVAEMEKRYERFADSGARDIERYNQIQKEQGSEGLTLPYIVVIVDELADLMMVAPADVEDAICRLAQMARAAGIHLIIATQRPSVDVITGVIKANIPSRIAFGVSSQADSRTILDMGGAEKLLGRGDMLYLPVGASKPIRVQGSYLSDKEVEAVVRFVTDQQEVRYQEEMIPEDTGSGSDEEVEDELFPQAVQLVVEAKTASVSLLQRRLRIGYTRAARLIDFMEERGIVGPYEGSKPREVLMGPEQWSQQQQNRNASI; encoded by the coding sequence ATGGCTGGATCTAAAAAAAGGAAAAAGAAAACAGAATCCAAAGGAACGGTATTGAAACGTGCCATTCGGTTTGAGCTGTATGCCATCATCCTTCTGACCTTGTCCTTGATGGCGATGGCTCAACTGGGGGCAGTGGGACGATCACTGACGTATTTGTCCCGACTGTTCGTCGGCAATTGGGATTTTCTCTTGCCCCTTGCAGGCATATTCATGGCCGGCTACTTAGCGTTTAAACGTCGGTGGCCACAGGAGTGGTCTTCCCGTTGGACAGGAATTCTTTTGCTGCTGTTATCCTTTCTGGTCTGGAATCACATGGACACCTTCGACGGTTTGGAACGTCGGGGGGTAGACGGTCCCGTGATCCCGGTTACCTGGGACTTGATATTGGAGGAACGCCAATCCCCTCTTCCTACGGATATTGGCGGGGGAATGGTCGGAGCATTGGGATATGCCTTATTCCAGTATCTTTTTGACAGAGGCGGTTCCACCATCGCAGTGGTATCCACCGGGATTGCAGGTGCTCTTCTGGCAACGGGTTTTTCCTTCGTTCAAGCGATGGAACGGTTCCGCGATTGGTGGCGGCGGACGACTCAAGAGTGGAAGGTCCGCCTCAGCCAAGCCCTTGGTCGGATGAAGCAGAAAGAGACCACCCGCAAAAGTAAAGGAAAACGGATAAAAAAGGCTGCTTCGGAAGAAGAGATTCCAGTGATCCACGATTTTTCCGAAAAGGAGCAAGAGATCAGCCCCCCGTCGGACTGGGAACAGAAAGAGCTGTTCCCTGTAGCGGACCCGCCTTCTCCTCCACGAGAGACGAAGCCGGCCGGTTCAACCCCGAATGTAAGCCGGGGAAAGGAAGAGGAAAAAAGTTCAGCAGGTGTCGTGGTTCAGTTCAACAAAGAACAGGACTTGCCGGAATATCGCCTCCCCCCCTATTCGTTGTTGGAAAAACCGAAGAGCAAAGGGCGCAACCGGGAGCGTCAAGGGATGACCGACAACGCTAAAAAGCTGGAAACCACACTGGAAAGCTTTGGTGTAAAGGCAAAAGTGACACAAATCCACCGAGGACCCGCCGTAACCCGATACGAAGTGCAACCGGATATCGGGGTGAAAGTGAGCCGCATCGTCAACTTGTCGGATGACATCGCGCTGTCGCTGGCTGCCAAGGATATCCGCATCGAAGCTCCCATACCGGGAAAAGCGGCGGTGGGAATTGAAGTGCCCAATCCTGAGATTTCCATCGTCGGTTTGCGCGACGTCCTGGAAAGCTCCCACTATCATGAATCCTCGTCAAAGTTGTCCATCGCCTTGGGTCGGGATATTTCCGGGGAGCCGATTGTCGGTGACTTGACGAAGATGCCTCATCTGCTGGTGGCTGGTGCAACCGGAGCCGGCAAAAGTGTCTGCATCAATGACATCATCTGCAGCATCTTGTATAAAGCCAAGCCCAATGAAGTGAAATTTATGATGATCGACCCCAAAATGGTGGAGCTTAACATCTACAATGGCATTCCTCACTTGTTGGCGCCGGTGGTGACCGATTCCCGCAAAGCGGCCATCGCCCTGAAAAAAGTGGTAGCGGAGATGGAGAAGCGCTATGAACGGTTCGCCGACTCCGGTGCCCGGGATATCGAACGCTACAACCAGATCCAAAAGGAACAAGGAAGCGAAGGCCTCACACTTCCCTATATCGTGGTGATCGTGGATGAGTTGGCGGATCTGATGATGGTGGCTCCCGCCGATGTGGAAGACGCCATCTGCCGGTTGGCTCAGATGGCTCGAGCAGCTGGAATCCACCTCATCATCGCCACCCAGCGGCCGTCGGTGGATGTCATCACCGGGGTGATTAAAGCCAACATCCCGTCCCGCATCGCCTTTGGCGTGTCCTCTCAAGCGGATTCCCGCACAATCCTGGATATGGGAGGAGCCGAAAAGCTGTTGGGTCGGGGGGATATGCTGTACTTGCCCGTTGGGGCTTCCAAACCGATTCGGGTGCAGGGGTCGTACCTGTCTGACAAAGAAGTGGAAGCAGTGGTTCGTTTTGTGACGGATCAGCAGGAAGTTCGCTACCAGGAGGAGATGATTCCTGAAGATACGGGAAGCGGAAGCGATGAAGAGGTGGAAGATGAGCTCTTTCCACAAGCGGTTCAGTTGGTGGTGGAAGCCAAAACCGCATCCGTGTCTCTCCTGCAGCGCCGTTTGCGTATTGGTTACACCCGAGCGGCCCGTTTGATCGATTTTATGGAAGAGCGCGGGATTGTTGGACCCTATGAGGGCAGCAAACCCCGAGAAGTTCTGATGGGTCCGGAACAATGGAGCCAACAGCAGCAAAATCGGAATGCATCGATATAA
- a CDS encoding ABC transporter ATP-binding protein, with amino-acid sequence MNVVEMKGITKRFPGVVANDNIHLTVKQGEIHALLGENGAGKSTLMNILFGLYQPDEGEILIKGNPVTITGPNDAGRLGIGMVHQHFMLVEPFTVTENIILGVEPSRRGMIDREKAEQEVQAISDRYGLRVDPRAKIRDISVGMQQRVEILKTLYRGADIVILDEPTAVLAPQEIDELIEIMKNLVQEGKTIIFITHKLKEIMRACDAVTIIRRGKTIGSVRVAETDPNQLASMMVGREVSFRVDKKPASPQETVLSVENLFVADARGVDAVRGLDLDVRAGEIVGLAGVDGNGQSELLEAITGLRKSHAGHVRLNGKEITNQKPRQITRAGVGHIPEDRHRRGLVLDFSIGENMVLQTYHQSPFSKGTVMQFSQIYRYAKKLIDEFDVRTPDLHTLARALSGGNQQKGIIAREVDRDPDLLIAAQPTRGLDVGAIEFIHRRLIEQRDKGKAVLLMSLELDEVLKLSDRVAVIYEGKIAGWVDPATVTEEEVGLLMAGGRTGTEVDA; translated from the coding sequence ATGAATGTCGTAGAAATGAAAGGGATTACGAAACGATTCCCCGGCGTTGTCGCCAATGACAACATTCATTTGACCGTAAAGCAGGGAGAAATTCATGCTTTACTCGGGGAAAATGGTGCCGGAAAATCCACCTTGATGAATATCCTGTTCGGTTTATACCAACCCGACGAGGGTGAAATTCTCATTAAGGGAAATCCCGTCACCATCACCGGTCCAAACGATGCCGGACGCCTGGGCATCGGAATGGTCCATCAGCACTTCATGCTGGTGGAACCCTTTACAGTCACCGAGAATATCATTCTCGGTGTGGAACCGAGCCGTCGCGGAATGATCGACCGTGAAAAAGCGGAACAGGAAGTGCAAGCCATATCGGACCGATACGGGTTAAGAGTCGATCCCCGAGCCAAGATCCGCGATATCTCTGTGGGAATGCAACAACGGGTGGAAATTTTGAAAACGCTGTATCGAGGTGCCGATATCGTGATCTTGGACGAGCCTACCGCGGTCTTGGCTCCCCAGGAAATTGACGAGCTGATCGAGATTATGAAGAATCTCGTCCAAGAAGGAAAAACGATTATCTTTATTACTCATAAACTGAAAGAAATTATGCGTGCCTGCGATGCTGTTACCATTATCCGCCGCGGAAAAACCATCGGTTCTGTCAGAGTGGCAGAAACCGATCCGAATCAACTCGCATCCATGATGGTAGGACGGGAGGTTTCCTTTCGGGTGGACAAGAAGCCGGCCTCTCCTCAAGAGACGGTATTATCGGTGGAGAATCTGTTTGTCGCCGATGCCCGTGGGGTGGATGCTGTAAGGGGCCTGGACTTGGATGTCCGTGCCGGAGAGATTGTCGGTCTAGCCGGAGTGGACGGTAATGGACAGTCGGAACTGTTGGAAGCGATAACCGGACTGCGTAAATCCCATGCGGGTCACGTGCGGTTGAACGGAAAAGAGATCACTAACCAAAAGCCGAGGCAGATCACCCGCGCCGGAGTAGGCCATATCCCGGAAGATCGTCATCGCCGCGGGTTGGTACTCGACTTCTCCATCGGGGAGAACATGGTATTGCAGACGTACCATCAGTCCCCCTTCTCCAAAGGAACGGTCATGCAATTTTCGCAGATTTATCGCTATGCAAAAAAGCTGATCGATGAGTTTGATGTCCGCACGCCTGATTTGCATACCTTGGCTCGAGCCTTGTCGGGGGGGAACCAGCAAAAAGGGATCATCGCCCGGGAAGTGGACCGGGACCCCGATCTACTCATCGCAGCCCAGCCCACCCGCGGTTTGGACGTGGGGGCGATTGAGTTTATCCATCGTCGTCTCATCGAGCAGAGGGATAAAGGCAAAGCAGTGCTCCTGATGTCGCTGGAATTGGACGAAGTGCTGAAATTGAGCGACAGGGTAGCCGTTATTTATGAAGGGAAGATTGCCGGATGGGTGGATCCGGCCACCGTAACCGAAGAGGAAGTCGGGTTGTTAATGGCCGGTGGTCGAACCGGAACGGAGGTGGACGCCTGA
- the dapA gene encoding 4-hydroxy-tetrahydrodipicolinate synthase, translating into MDTVQFGRLLTAMITPFTSDGTVDWLRFDAVLEHLINQGSESVVIAGTTGESPTLSQDEKLQLFKRAVERAQGRVKVIAGTGSNQTAAAQELTQKAEATGVDGVMLVVPYYNRPTQEGLYQHFRAVAETTSLPVMLYNVPGRTAVHMDVETMARLTHDVLNITAVKESSGRLVDVMKLAARKREDVALYSGMDELVVPYLASGADGVVSVASHVAGLEMKRMMEAYFNGETNEATAIQQKLLPLVEALFMTSSPAPLKYMLARMGICEEHVRLPIIPLSDMEKKWVDSILDSSVPA; encoded by the coding sequence ATGGACACCGTGCAATTTGGAAGACTGCTGACAGCGATGATTACACCCTTCACATCAGACGGAACCGTGGATTGGCTGCGGTTTGACGCGGTTTTGGAGCATCTGATCAATCAAGGGTCCGAATCCGTGGTGATTGCGGGCACCACAGGGGAATCACCCACCCTTTCCCAAGATGAAAAGCTTCAGCTTTTTAAACGGGCGGTGGAACGGGCTCAAGGTCGGGTGAAGGTGATCGCCGGCACCGGAAGCAACCAAACAGCCGCTGCCCAGGAATTAACCCAGAAAGCGGAAGCGACCGGAGTGGACGGCGTCATGTTGGTGGTCCCTTACTACAACCGACCAACCCAGGAGGGGCTGTACCAGCACTTCCGAGCGGTGGCCGAGACCACGTCCCTTCCCGTGATGTTGTATAATGTCCCTGGCCGAACGGCCGTTCACATGGATGTAGAGACCATGGCCCGGCTTACCCATGATGTACTCAACATCACCGCAGTAAAGGAATCCAGTGGTCGTCTGGTGGATGTCATGAAACTGGCAGCACGTAAACGGGAAGATGTGGCTCTATACAGCGGAATGGATGAACTGGTCGTCCCTTATCTCGCATCCGGTGCAGACGGAGTCGTCAGCGTGGCCAGCCACGTGGCGGGACTGGAAATGAAGCGGATGATGGAAGCTTATTTTAACGGGGAGACAAATGAGGCAACCGCCATTCAGCAAAAGCTCTTGCCATTGGTGGAAGCGCTGTTTATGACTTCCAGTCCGGCTCCCTTAAAATACATGCTCGCCCGTATGGGGATTTGCGAGGAGCATGTTCGCCTGCCCATTATTCCGCTCTCCGACATGGAGAAAAAATGGGTGGACTCCATTTTGGATTCGTCTGTTCCCGCATAG
- a CDS encoding ClpP family protease → MSNEPSAQPTPAPVDPKGPGVEPETGGERKKNVIDAIQQLGQANVPQLDSNIYCLSVIGQVEGHLVMPAQNKTTKYEHVIPQIVAAEQNPGIEGIIIILNTVGGDVEAGLAIAEMIASMNKPTVSLVLGGGHSIGVPIAVSANVSFIAETATMTIHPVRLTGLVVGVPQTFEYMEKMQERVIRFVASHSKISQEQFRELMFRTGELARDIGTNVIGPDAVNHGLIDRVGGLGDALAELNRQIEQNRNGGIVQ, encoded by the coding sequence ATGTCGAATGAACCGAGCGCACAACCCACGCCTGCCCCGGTGGATCCCAAAGGGCCGGGTGTGGAACCGGAAACCGGTGGAGAACGCAAGAAAAATGTCATTGATGCGATTCAGCAGCTGGGGCAGGCTAACGTACCGCAACTGGATTCCAACATCTACTGCCTGTCCGTCATCGGTCAGGTGGAGGGCCACCTAGTCATGCCGGCGCAAAACAAGACGACTAAGTATGAGCATGTGATTCCGCAAATTGTGGCGGCAGAGCAAAATCCGGGAATCGAAGGAATCATTATCATCCTCAATACAGTGGGTGGCGATGTGGAGGCAGGACTGGCCATCGCCGAAATGATCGCCTCCATGAACAAACCGACTGTTTCATTGGTGCTGGGAGGAGGACACAGTATCGGAGTGCCGATTGCGGTCAGTGCCAATGTTTCATTTATCGCGGAGACGGCCACCATGACGATCCACCCGGTCCGGTTGACCGGATTGGTTGTGGGTGTGCCTCAAACCTTTGAATACATGGAAAAGATGCAGGAGCGGGTGATCCGGTTTGTGGCAAGCCACTCCAAAATCTCACAGGAACAATTCCGGGAGTTGATGTTCCGTACCGGGGAATTGGCACGGGATATTGGCACCAATGTGATCGGCCCCGATGCGGTTAATCACGGCTTGATCGACCGGGTGGGAGGTTTGGGAGACGCTCTGGCTGAACTGAATCGACAGATCGAGCAGAATCGCAACGGAGGGATCGTTCAGTGA
- a CDS encoding YlzJ-like family protein, with the protein MIYYSIIPAEMALMDETQTTSVREVSVNGVMMQVEVISPMEGRIQRLLSPEPRHYLDPRFQPGERIAIPPS; encoded by the coding sequence GTGATTTACTATTCGATCATTCCAGCTGAGATGGCATTAATGGATGAAACGCAAACGACTTCGGTGCGGGAAGTGAGCGTGAACGGGGTGATGATGCAGGTGGAGGTGATCAGCCCGATGGAAGGCCGTATTCAGCGCCTACTCTCTCCGGAGCCCCGCCATTATCTGGACCCGCGCTTCCAACCGGGGGAGCGTATTGCCATTCCGCCTTCCTGA
- a CDS encoding alpha/beta hydrolase, whose protein sequence is MSHCHTYEDRLRMRDGTCLHYRIWVPERFHSAVILVHGAGEHLELYKHLGNRFSHAGHAFIIFDLRGFGRSDGKSGHVTCFDDYLEDMNQLIHFFRHKLGDIQVYLIGHSLGGLIVTRYAQSYPDTINGMVLSAPALGLHIKIPTPIYRLIQFISRVTPGLSVNPYRLMEKAQRISRLKRYISYDVNTKLSDPLVALRYSIRWVQELLVHINIAISKSEHVRVPTLCLCGDHDPLISPHAVRTFFDRLTVKEKEWRLLPGAGHCLLHSNESTPAVDALMEWLQQSK, encoded by the coding sequence ATGAGTCACTGTCACACTTATGAGGACCGGCTTCGTATGCGGGACGGAACTTGTCTTCACTATCGCATCTGGGTTCCGGAACGGTTTCACTCCGCTGTCATCCTGGTCCATGGTGCCGGAGAGCACTTGGAACTGTACAAGCACTTGGGGAACCGATTTTCTCATGCCGGTCATGCTTTTATTATCTTCGATCTGCGGGGATTTGGTCGTTCCGATGGCAAAAGCGGTCATGTCACCTGTTTTGACGATTATTTAGAGGACATGAATCAGCTTATTCATTTTTTCAGACATAAACTGGGGGATATCCAAGTTTATCTGATTGGACATAGTTTAGGCGGACTGATTGTAACCCGCTATGCCCAATCCTATCCGGATACCATAAACGGAATGGTTTTGTCCGCTCCCGCTCTCGGCCTGCATATAAAGATCCCAACTCCCATTTATCGTTTGATTCAATTCATCAGCCGAGTGACACCAGGACTAAGTGTCAATCCCTATCGTTTGATGGAAAAAGCACAGCGCATATCAAGGCTGAAGCGATATATCTCTTATGATGTAAATACAAAGTTGAGCGACCCTCTGGTCGCATTGCGGTATTCCATCCGCTGGGTTCAAGAACTGCTTGTACACATTAACATCGCAATCAGCAAGTCCGAACATGTCCGGGTCCCCACTTTGTGTCTCTGCGGGGATCACGATCCTTTGATCTCCCCTCATGCAGTCCGCACATTTTTTGACCGGCTGACCGTCAAGGAAAAGGAATGGCGTCTGCTCCCCGGTGCCGGACATTGCCTGCTTCACTCGAACGAATCGACTCCAGCTGTGGATGCGTTAATGGAGTGGTTGCAGCAATCGAAGTGA
- a CDS encoding YqaE/Pmp3 family membrane protein has protein sequence MLYLLAIILPPVAVLFVGKPFQAILNLILTLFGWLPGVIHAVLVVNEQKADKRAQRQAEYLAGIRKRV, from the coding sequence TTGTTGTATTTATTGGCTATTATTCTTCCGCCTGTGGCGGTCTTGTTTGTGGGAAAACCGTTTCAAGCCATACTCAACCTGATTCTTACCCTTTTTGGCTGGCTTCCCGGTGTCATCCACGCCGTTCTGGTGGTGAATGAACAGAAAGCAGATAAACGAGCCCAGAGGCAAGCGGAGTATCTTGCTGGTATCCGAAAACGGGTATGA
- a CDS encoding ribonuclease J: MTKNNSRSKLSIFALGGLDEIGKNMYVVRYGDDIVVIDSGLMFPEEEMLGIDVVIPDITYLVENRDKVRGILLTHGHEDHIGGLPYILKQLQVPIYGTKLTMGLVEHKLREAHLLNQTKRIVINNRSEIKLGSVKATFFRVNHSIPDAVGICLETPEGNVVHTGDFKFDMTPINGLEADIHKMAEIGKEGVLCLLSDSTNAERPGFTGSERTVGEGLENLFRKAKQRVIVATFASNLHRIQQVVDAAEQHNRKLAVIGRSMVNVVNIGMELGYLRVPPDLLIEPDDINRLPAHKVAVMSTGSQGEPMSALTRMAHGSHRKIEILPGDTVILAATPIPGNEKSVARTVNQLFRVGANVVYSNNSEEGVHVSGHGSQEDLKLMLNLMKPQFFIPIHGEHRMLRAHGQLAESVGVRPENIFIADNGDAVEISGGKARYGSKIPTGNVLIDGLGVGDVGNIVLRDRKLLSQDGILVVVVTLSKNNGKVLSGPDIISRGFVYVRESEKLLEEANRIVTQTMEKCANERVSEWASLKTSIRDALSRFLYDQTRRRPMILPIIMEV, from the coding sequence TTGACAAAAAACAACTCACGAAGCAAATTGTCCATTTTTGCTCTCGGTGGGTTGGATGAAATTGGGAAAAACATGTACGTGGTTCGATACGGAGATGATATCGTCGTCATCGATTCCGGGTTGATGTTTCCGGAAGAAGAGATGTTGGGCATTGATGTCGTCATCCCTGATATCACATACTTGGTTGAGAATCGAGATAAGGTGCGCGGAATCCTGCTGACCCACGGACACGAGGATCATATCGGCGGGCTTCCATACATCCTAAAGCAGCTTCAGGTGCCGATTTACGGTACCAAGCTCACGATGGGACTGGTGGAACACAAACTGCGTGAAGCTCACTTGCTGAATCAGACCAAGCGGATTGTGATCAACAATCGTTCGGAGATCAAGCTTGGCTCGGTGAAGGCGACCTTCTTTAGAGTTAATCACAGCATTCCCGACGCGGTGGGGATCTGCTTGGAGACACCGGAAGGAAATGTGGTGCACACCGGTGACTTCAAGTTCGATATGACACCAATCAACGGATTGGAAGCGGACATACACAAGATGGCCGAGATCGGGAAAGAGGGTGTCTTGTGTCTGCTTTCCGACAGCACCAATGCGGAACGTCCGGGCTTCACCGGTTCGGAACGAACGGTGGGGGAAGGGTTGGAGAACCTGTTTCGTAAAGCGAAGCAGCGGGTGATTGTCGCCACCTTCGCCTCCAATCTTCACCGGATTCAACAAGTGGTGGATGCCGCTGAACAGCACAACCGGAAATTGGCGGTCATTGGCCGCAGCATGGTCAATGTGGTCAATATTGGGATGGAGTTGGGTTACCTGCGTGTCCCACCGGATCTTTTGATCGAGCCGGATGATATCAACCGCTTGCCTGCCCATAAGGTGGCGGTCATGTCAACGGGCAGCCAGGGGGAACCTATGTCCGCTTTGACCCGTATGGCTCATGGATCCCACCGTAAAATTGAGATTTTACCGGGGGATACCGTGATCCTGGCTGCTACGCCAATTCCGGGAAATGAGAAATCGGTTGCCCGCACGGTGAACCAGTTGTTCCGGGTGGGAGCCAATGTGGTCTACAGCAACAACTCCGAAGAAGGTGTCCACGTGTCCGGACACGGGTCCCAGGAGGACCTTAAATTGATGCTCAACCTGATGAAACCCCAATTTTTCATCCCGATTCACGGTGAGCACCGCATGTTGCGTGCTCACGGTCAACTTGCCGAAAGTGTAGGCGTGCGGCCGGAAAACATTTTCATTGCCGATAATGGTGATGCAGTGGAAATTTCCGGCGGAAAAGCGCGCTATGGTTCCAAAATCCCGACGGGCAACGTCCTCATCGATGGTTTGGGCGTTGGCGATGTCGGTAATATCGTGTTGCGAGATCGGAAACTGTTGTCTCAAGATGGTATTCTGGTGGTTGTGGTTACTCTCAGCAAAAACAACGGGAAGGTTTTGTCCGGTCCGGACATCATCTCTCGCGGTTTCGTTTATGTAAGGGAGTCCGAAAAACTGCTGGAAGAAGCCAACCGCATTGTCACCCAGACGATGGAAAAGTGCGCGAACGAACGTGTGAGCGAATGGGCTTCTCTAAAGACCAGCATCCGCGATGCACTGAGTCGGTTCCTTTATGACCAAACCCGCCGTCGCCCGATGATCTTGCCGATCATCATGGAAGTGTAA
- a CDS encoding BMP family lipoprotein — MLKKAWAAGLLSAVLVFVTACGGATDEGKPGEEDKFSAALVTDTGGLNDESFNQISWEGFKQAEKELGADIDYLESKRDEDYIPNLTKFARDGRDITWGVGFKFEKAIPEVANQFQDAKFGIVDSNLGGDIPENVVAVTFKEEEGSFLMGVIAGSMTQSDKVGFIGGITSPLIKKFEAGFTAGVKAVNPDAKVTAAYAESFVDVAKGRSLAANMYNDGVDVIYHAAGGVGKGLFDEVKTREQGEYWAIGVDMDQSALAPDHTLSSMVKRVDVAVFEIMSDLEGGTFKGGQEVVLGLEDEGVSIAETTDRHVPEDVLKTVEEYKQKIIDGEIEVPSK, encoded by the coding sequence ATGTTGAAGAAAGCATGGGCAGCCGGCTTGTTAAGCGCAGTGTTGGTGTTTGTAACCGCTTGCGGCGGTGCAACCGATGAAGGGAAACCGGGCGAGGAAGACAAATTCAGCGCAGCCCTGGTGACTGACACAGGCGGTTTGAACGACGAGTCCTTCAACCAAATTTCCTGGGAAGGTTTTAAGCAGGCTGAAAAAGAACTGGGCGCGGATATCGATTATTTAGAGTCCAAGCGGGATGAAGATTATATTCCCAACCTGACCAAGTTTGCCCGTGACGGACGAGACATCACCTGGGGAGTTGGGTTTAAATTTGAAAAAGCGATCCCGGAAGTGGCGAACCAGTTCCAGGATGCAAAGTTTGGGATCGTGGACAGCAACCTGGGTGGAGACATTCCGGAAAATGTGGTGGCTGTTACCTTTAAAGAAGAGGAAGGCTCCTTCTTGATGGGGGTTATTGCAGGGTCGATGACTCAATCGGACAAAGTGGGCTTTATCGGTGGAATTACTTCTCCCCTTATCAAGAAATTTGAGGCAGGCTTTACTGCCGGTGTGAAAGCGGTTAACCCCGATGCCAAAGTGACTGCGGCTTACGCAGAAAGCTTCGTAGATGTGGCCAAAGGCCGCTCGCTGGCCGCTAATATGTATAACGACGGGGTCGATGTCATCTATCACGCTGCCGGTGGTGTGGGCAAAGGCCTGTTCGACGAAGTAAAAACCCGGGAACAAGGAGAATATTGGGCGATCGGGGTCGATATGGACCAGTCGGCACTGGCTCCTGATCATACCTTAAGTTCCATGGTGAAACGAGTGGACGTAGCCGTGTTCGAGATCATGAGCGATCTGGAGGGAGGTACCTTCAAGGGCGGTCAAGAAGTGGTACTCGGCTTGGAGGATGAAGGGGTAAGCATTGCGGAAACCACAGATCGGCATGTTCCTGAAGATGTCTTAAAAACGGTGGAAGAGTACAAGCAGAAAATCATTGATGGCGAAATTGAAGTTCCCTCCAAATAA